The Streptomyces sp. NBC_00440 genome contains a region encoding:
- a CDS encoding succinic semialdehyde dehydrogenase: MTDSQAPTATAPHGTNPIAPTPSGVRTAADVVTPEVVAHLTRGVVGSGHTANHTPFTGGKLADLPESSPEDVATAFERARMAQAAWAATPARTRAAVLLRFHDLVLSRQAEVLDLIQLETGKARLHAHEEVQAVAVAARHYGRKAPSYLKPKGHTGAIPTFTKVTELRQPRGVVGQIAPWNYPFELSIGDALPALVSGNALVMKPDTETALTALWARDLIIEAGLPAEVFQVVLGEGPVIGPELVKHADFVSFTGSTRTGREVARGAADRLVGVSLELGGKNAMLVLEDADIEKAAAGAVRACFSSAGQLCISIERLYVHESIADAFLERFAARTKAMRLGSSLAYGADMGSLAGERQLEAVRRHVEEAVSKGATLVAGGVHRTDIGPLFYEPTILDGVEAPMAVCTEETFGPVVSVYRFKDEDEAVATANATPYGLNSSVWTRSGSRGHAVAARLRTGTVNINEGYAPAYGSVQSPMGGMKDSGLGRRHGSEGILKYTEAQTVAHQRVMPMAPSFGMDDEKYAAFMSRSLKAMKVLRLR; encoded by the coding sequence ATGACGGACTCGCAGGCTCCCACCGCCACGGCCCCCCACGGCACGAACCCGATAGCCCCCACTCCCTCCGGTGTGCGGACCGCGGCCGACGTGGTCACCCCCGAAGTGGTCGCTCACCTGACACGCGGCGTGGTGGGTTCCGGACATACGGCCAACCACACCCCCTTCACCGGCGGGAAGCTGGCCGATCTGCCCGAGTCGAGCCCCGAGGACGTCGCGACCGCCTTCGAGCGGGCCCGCATGGCCCAGGCGGCGTGGGCCGCGACCCCCGCCCGGACCCGGGCCGCCGTCCTGCTGCGCTTCCACGACCTGGTGCTCTCCCGGCAGGCCGAGGTCCTCGACCTCATCCAGCTGGAGACCGGCAAGGCCAGGCTGCACGCCCACGAAGAGGTCCAGGCCGTCGCCGTCGCCGCGCGCCACTACGGCCGCAAGGCGCCCTCGTACCTCAAGCCCAAGGGCCACACGGGCGCGATCCCCACGTTCACCAAGGTCACCGAGTTGCGCCAGCCGCGCGGTGTGGTGGGTCAGATCGCCCCCTGGAACTACCCCTTCGAGCTGTCCATCGGCGACGCGCTGCCCGCCCTGGTCTCCGGCAACGCCCTCGTGATGAAGCCCGACACCGAGACCGCCCTGACCGCGCTGTGGGCCCGCGACCTGATCATCGAGGCCGGACTGCCCGCCGAGGTCTTCCAGGTGGTCCTGGGGGAGGGCCCGGTCATCGGCCCCGAGCTGGTCAAACACGCTGACTTCGTCTCCTTCACCGGCTCGACCCGCACCGGCCGCGAGGTCGCCCGGGGCGCGGCCGACCGGCTGGTCGGCGTCTCGCTCGAACTCGGCGGCAAGAACGCCATGCTGGTCCTGGAGGACGCGGACATCGAGAAGGCGGCCGCGGGCGCCGTCCGTGCCTGCTTCTCGTCGGCGGGCCAGCTCTGCATCTCCATCGAGCGGCTGTACGTCCACGAGTCGATAGCCGACGCGTTCCTGGAACGCTTCGCCGCGCGCACCAAGGCGATGCGCCTCGGCAGCTCCCTCGCATACGGCGCCGACATGGGCTCCCTCGCCGGCGAACGGCAGCTGGAGGCCGTACGGCGACACGTGGAGGAGGCCGTCTCCAAGGGCGCCACCCTGGTCGCGGGCGGTGTGCACCGTACGGACATCGGTCCGCTCTTCTACGAGCCGACCATCCTGGACGGCGTCGAGGCCCCGATGGCCGTCTGCACCGAGGAGACATTCGGCCCGGTGGTCTCGGTCTACCGCTTCAAGGACGAGGACGAGGCCGTCGCGACCGCCAACGCCACGCCCTACGGCCTCAATTCGAGCGTCTGGACCAGGAGTGGCAGCCGCGGCCACGCCGTCGCCGCCCGGCTGCGGACCGGCACGGTCAACATCAACGAGGGGTACGCGCCCGCGTACGGCAGCGTGCAGTCCCCGATGGGCGGCATGAAGGACTCGGGGCTCGGCCGCAGGCACGGCTCGGAAGGCATCCTCAAGTACACGGAGGCGCAGACCGTCGCGCACCAGCGGGTCATGCCGATGGCGCCGTCCTTCGGGATGGATGACGAGAAGTACGCCGCGTTCATGAGCCGCAGCCTCAAGGCGATGAAGGTCCTGCGCCTGCGCTGA
- a CDS encoding serine/threonine-protein kinase gives MLAGRYRLGELIGRGGMGKVWRAHDEVLHRTVAVKELTAGLYVSEADRAVLHARTQKEARAAARINHPGVVTVHDVIEFDDRPWIVMEYIDGPSLADAVKESGALDPREAARVGLHVLGALRAAHAAGVLHRDVKPGNVLLAHDGRVLITDFGIAAIEGDSEITRTGEIVGSIDYLAPERVYGEAPGPASDLWSLGATLFTAVEERSPFRRTSPISTLQAVVNDEPPKLTRAGPLTPVITGLLRKDPAERPGPAEVERMLLDAMEGRKPRQAEAYVPTQLVSEGMLQDATPTSRISSSGAPVTSATAPPGPEQIPEQQAQVAAQTQAPAPVPAQAQAPAQVPAPVPASGDGAPAVAPAGRKRGRKRTGALVLALAVIVGAGVGFGVMKYENRQTGSGGGSASGSGGPGSSGGGGGGNKQRDGVPKGWHRVSEPEGYSLVLPNGWKRQMDGSNEIDYTPDDGVHFIRISIDNDPDYATPYLHELALEPQLKRLPDYRRITLHVNNFRDQDAALWEFTWTETKGQPGRRRAIDQMYNVDHGQAEYAIYMGGPAKDWDRSRFDTVLRYWQPPNSTAH, from the coding sequence GTGCTCGCCGGTCGTTATCGGCTGGGCGAACTCATCGGTCGCGGCGGCATGGGCAAGGTCTGGCGGGCTCACGACGAGGTGCTGCACCGGACCGTCGCCGTCAAGGAACTGACGGCCGGTCTGTATGTGTCGGAGGCCGACCGGGCCGTACTGCACGCGAGAACGCAGAAGGAGGCGCGCGCCGCGGCGCGCATCAACCATCCCGGGGTCGTGACGGTTCATGACGTCATCGAGTTCGACGACCGGCCGTGGATCGTCATGGAATACATCGACGGTCCCTCACTTGCCGACGCGGTCAAGGAATCGGGGGCGCTCGACCCCCGTGAGGCCGCCCGGGTGGGACTGCACGTTCTGGGAGCTCTGCGCGCCGCGCACGCGGCGGGGGTGCTCCACCGGGATGTGAAGCCGGGCAATGTCCTGCTCGCCCACGACGGCCGTGTCCTCATCACCGACTTCGGTATCGCCGCCATCGAGGGCGACTCGGAGATCACCCGGACCGGCGAGATCGTCGGTTCCATCGACTACCTCGCGCCGGAGCGGGTCTACGGCGAGGCTCCCGGCCCCGCCTCCGACCTCTGGTCGCTGGGCGCCACGCTCTTCACCGCCGTCGAGGAGCGCTCGCCGTTCCGCCGCACATCGCCGATCTCCACGCTCCAGGCCGTCGTGAACGACGAGCCGCCGAAGCTCACCAGGGCGGGGCCGCTCACTCCGGTCATCACCGGACTGCTGCGCAAGGACCCCGCCGAACGGCCGGGGCCCGCCGAGGTGGAGCGCATGCTGCTCGATGCGATGGAGGGGCGCAAGCCCCGGCAGGCAGAGGCGTACGTCCCGACGCAGCTGGTGTCCGAGGGGATGCTCCAGGACGCGACGCCCACGAGCCGGATCAGCTCCTCCGGTGCGCCCGTGACATCAGCGACGGCCCCGCCCGGACCGGAACAGATACCCGAGCAGCAGGCACAGGTAGCGGCCCAGACGCAGGCACCGGCTCCCGTACCGGCCCAGGCGCAGGCACCGGCACAGGTGCCGGCTCCTGTACCGGCTTCCGGGGACGGGGCGCCCGCCGTGGCTCCCGCCGGACGGAAACGTGGCCGTAAGCGGACCGGCGCACTGGTTCTGGCTCTGGCCGTGATCGTCGGTGCCGGAGTCGGTTTCGGCGTCATGAAGTACGAGAACCGGCAGACAGGTTCCGGTGGTGGCTCGGCGTCAGGTTCCGGCGGACCGGGCAGTAGCGGTGGCGGTGGCGGCGGCAACAAGCAGCGCGACGGCGTGCCGAAGGGCTGGCACCGCGTCAGCGAGCCCGAGGGTTACAGCCTGGTTCTGCCCAACGGCTGGAAGCGCCAGATGGACGGTTCCAACGAAATCGACTACACGCCGGACGACGGTGTCCACTTCATTCGGATAAGTATCGACAACGACCCGGACTACGCGACCCCGTATCTGCATGAACTGGCTCTCGAACCGCAGCTCAAGCGGCTCCCCGACTACCGGCGGATCACGCTGCACGTGAACAACTTCCGGGACCAGGACGCCGCGCTCTGGGAGTTCACCTGGACCGAGACCAAGGGGCAGCCGGGGCGACGCCGTGCCATAGACCAGATGTACAACGTGGATCACGGGCAGGCCGAGTACGCGATCTACATGGGCGGCCCGGCCAAGGACTGGGACCGCAGCCGGTTCGACACGGTCCTGCGCTACTGGCAGCCGCCGAACTCGACCGCGCACTGA
- a CDS encoding protein kinase domain-containing protein, with translation MAQDPRNSRLIAGRYLLGDRIGRGGMGTVWRATDQLLGREVAVKELNPETGAATASALREARAVAQIKHPQVIVVHDVVVEDDERPYIVMELVVGGSLAARLSERGPVDGREAARIGLALLGALRAAHARGVLHRDIKPANVLLEDDGRVVLTDFGIARLAGATTISETGAFVGSPEYTSPERMQAEEAGPASDLWSLGALLCAAVSGESPFHRDSLGGVLHAVVADEIRPPAEAEPLLPVVLGLLERDAVRRMGVDEAERLLGAYLAACATGGAGGERGGGAEGAGAGVPASVSVPDHPPVPTAGGAPTTGATPLAGAVPLVAATPLAGVAPPAGATPLVAATTPAGVAPPAGATPPADSPPADSPPRSPRPVLRRASLVAGVLVAAAAGAGLVLYAVGGAGAGRTDNAAPSASMTSAPTAASTATPDRGPQQKPPRAAAPGPDVNPTVTLTHQASPAPSGYRVVDDPGGFSLAVPADATRSTDDKRVYYMTPGQVFRIGVRIHSSPGGGPMATQRASDSAGPRTNPGYRDGVVTATTHDGHDAALWEFTWNGYSKGEGARHTYDLCWEQDGRLYDVWVSAPVGGLDTAQRHFATAIGTFSASASGAAAVPSAGGTGDHR, from the coding sequence GTGGCACAGGATCCGCGTAACAGCCGTCTGATCGCCGGACGTTATCTGCTCGGAGACCGGATCGGCCGGGGCGGCATGGGTACGGTCTGGCGGGCCACCGACCAGTTGCTCGGGCGGGAGGTCGCCGTCAAGGAGCTGAACCCGGAGACCGGCGCCGCCACGGCGTCGGCGCTGCGTGAGGCGCGCGCGGTCGCCCAGATCAAGCATCCGCAGGTGATCGTCGTCCACGACGTGGTCGTCGAGGACGACGAACGCCCCTACATCGTCATGGAGCTGGTGGTCGGCGGTTCCCTGGCGGCCCGCCTTTCCGAGCGCGGCCCCGTGGACGGCCGTGAAGCCGCCCGGATCGGGCTGGCGCTGCTGGGAGCGCTCCGGGCTGCGCATGCCAGGGGCGTACTGCACCGGGACATCAAACCCGCGAACGTCCTGCTGGAGGACGACGGCCGGGTGGTCCTCACCGACTTCGGGATCGCGCGGCTCGCCGGGGCGACCACGATCAGTGAGACCGGGGCGTTCGTCGGTTCGCCCGAGTACACCTCGCCGGAGCGGATGCAGGCTGAAGAGGCTGGGCCCGCGTCCGATCTGTGGTCGCTCGGTGCGCTGCTGTGTGCCGCGGTGAGCGGGGAGTCGCCCTTCCACCGGGATTCGCTGGGCGGGGTGCTGCACGCGGTGGTCGCCGACGAGATCCGCCCGCCGGCCGAGGCCGAACCGCTGCTGCCCGTCGTCCTGGGCCTGCTCGAACGGGATGCGGTGCGCAGGATGGGGGTGGATGAGGCGGAGCGGCTGCTGGGCGCGTATCTGGCTGCGTGCGCCACGGGGGGTGCCGGTGGGGAGCGCGGGGGCGGGGCAGAAGGCGCCGGTGCTGGTGTCCCCGCCTCCGTATCGGTACCGGACCACCCGCCCGTCCCCACCGCCGGAGGCGCACCAACGACTGGAGCCACTCCGCTCGCCGGGGCCGTACCGCTCGTCGCAGCCACTCCGCTTGCCGGGGTCGCACCGCCTGCCGGGGCCACACCGCTCGTCGCAGCCACTACCCCCGCCGGGGTCGCACCGCCTGCCGGAGCCACTCCGCCCGCCGATTCGCCGCCAGCCGATTCCCCGCCCCGGTCCCCGCGTCCCGTGCTGCGGCGGGCCTCCCTCGTCGCGGGGGTGCTGGTCGCCGCGGCCGCAGGTGCGGGGCTCGTCCTGTACGCGGTTGGCGGTGCGGGAGCGGGCCGTACGGACAACGCCGCGCCGTCCGCGAGCATGACCTCCGCGCCGACCGCGGCATCCACGGCCACCCCGGACCGCGGACCGCAGCAGAAGCCCCCTCGCGCTGCTGCACCTGGCCCGGACGTCAACCCCACCGTGACGCTGACCCATCAGGCGTCACCGGCACCGTCCGGGTACCGGGTCGTCGACGACCCCGGGGGCTTCTCCCTCGCCGTCCCGGCCGATGCCACCCGTTCCACCGACGACAAACGCGTCTACTACATGACCCCGGGCCAGGTCTTCCGTATCGGTGTCCGGATCCACAGCAGCCCCGGCGGCGGTCCGATGGCGACACAGCGCGCATCGGATTCGGCAGGTCCCCGCACCAATCCCGGCTACCGGGACGGCGTGGTCACCGCGACCACGCACGACGGACATGACGCGGCGCTCTGGGAGTTCACCTGGAACGGTTACTCCAAGGGCGAGGGCGCCCGTCATACGTACGACCTCTGCTGGGAGCAGGACGGGCGTCTCTACGACGTCTGGGTGTCGGCGCCGGTCGGCGGCCTCGACACCGCGCAACGGCACTTCGCCACGGCCATCGGCACCTTCTCGGCGTCGGCCTCGGGGGCTGCGGCAGTGCCGTCCGCGGGCGGCACCGGAGACCACCGCTGA